The window AACGAGCGCGTCATGCGGCTGATATAGGCAAGCGAGAAATAGCCGAGCAGCGAAGCCGGCAGGATGATGTGGCGGTAAGCGTCATAGAAGACGTCCCACTGCCCCTGCATTGCCGCGTCGAGCAGGTAGAAGCCGGTGATCGGCGTGAAGGTGTATTCGTAGACGACGTCGAGCCGCGCCGGAAAGGCGACCCATTGCAGCTTGGCATAAAACAGCACGAGCCCGAGCAGCCCGAGCCAGAAGATCGGCACGGAATAGCCGATCAGGCCGATGATGCGCACGATCTGGTCGATGAGGCTGCCGCGCCTGACCGCGGCCAGCACGCCAAGCGGCACGCCGAGCACCGCGCCGATCAACGTGCCCAATGTCGCAAGCTCGATGGTTGCCGGAAAGGCGCGGCGGATGTCTGTCATGACCGGGTTGGTGGTCAGCACCGAGGTGCCGAAGTCGCCATGGATGGCGTTTTTCACATAGATGTAGAACTGCTGGATCAGCGGCAGGTCGAGGCCCATTTCGCGGCGCGTGCGCTCGACGACGGCGGCCGGCGCCCGGTCGCCGAGCACGGCCAAAAC is drawn from Mesorhizobium sp. B1-1-8 and contains these coding sequences:
- a CDS encoding ABC transporter permease: MSVAENQAAAGRGSARAVAILSSLGRFLVIAITTYLGLLAVTFFIGRVIPIDPVLAVLGDRAPAAVVERTRREMGLDLPLIQQFYIYVKNAIHGDFGTSVLTTNPVMTDIRRAFPATIELATLGTLIGAVLGVPLGVLAAVRRGSLIDQIVRIIGLIGYSVPIFWLGLLGLVLFYAKLQWVAFPARLDVVYEYTFTPITGFYLLDAAMQGQWDVFYDAYRHIILPASLLGYFSLAYISRMTRSFMLNELAQEYIVAARAKGLSETRIIWGHALRNAAVPMVTVIALSYAGLLEGSVLTETVFSWPGIGLYITNSLQNADMNAVLGGTIIIGSVFIGINLLSDLLYRLLDPRTKAG